The Microbispora sp. ZYX-F-249 genome includes a window with the following:
- a CDS encoding N,N-dimethylformamidase beta subunit family domain-containing protein: MSDTNTAPGLPAAFAWSPKDWASERAFSTPDAAEVWCYTDRFSYFPGETVRFHLSSSVPSFDLEVVRDGLEPRVVWSRTGLSAGRHEAPADAHAVGCGWPVGLELEIPGDWRSGFHIVTVRAVTPSGELWEREHFFVVKAPAGRRAPAALVLTTGTLLAYNDWGGANHYRGLGNDPRSDNGSPLASTQRPIARGMIRKPLSAPREANPGVLPMHGAPRYPSYEWARLFGYSRHHADAFWATYERHFVVWAERNGYEIDYLTQHDLHFDPHALDGYSCVVVVGHDEYWSWRMRDTVDAFVDAGGNLARFGGNYQWQVRLSDDGTTQYCYRLPSLDPEAATTPHLATTVWEAKSVGRPGATTIGLNGLGGIYNRYGVATPRSSGGFTVYRPHHWAFEGTDLYYGDLLGGPPYFLAAFELDSVEYTFRRGLPYPTFEDGAPETLEILALAPAVRGEEDRFGGRVPIGGPEEEVYNYNADLGDDLPDYVHEGEMRGAGMIAAFTRGDGEVFNGGTTEWSHVLSLGDPFVERITHNVLRRFGAGSRTGDNGGAAA; the protein is encoded by the coding sequence GTGAGCGACACGAACACGGCGCCGGGACTGCCCGCCGCCTTTGCCTGGTCCCCGAAGGACTGGGCCTCGGAGCGTGCGTTCTCCACGCCCGACGCGGCCGAGGTGTGGTGCTACACCGACCGGTTCTCCTACTTCCCGGGGGAGACCGTCCGCTTCCACCTCAGCTCCAGCGTCCCGTCCTTCGACCTGGAGGTGGTCCGCGACGGGCTGGAGCCGCGCGTGGTGTGGTCGCGCACCGGGCTGTCGGCGGGCCGGCACGAGGCGCCGGCCGACGCGCACGCCGTCGGCTGCGGCTGGCCCGTGGGCCTCGAACTGGAGATCCCCGGCGACTGGCGCAGCGGCTTCCACATCGTCACGGTGCGCGCGGTCACGCCGTCCGGGGAGCTGTGGGAGCGTGAGCACTTCTTCGTCGTCAAGGCCCCGGCCGGGCGGCGTGCCCCGGCCGCGCTCGTGCTGACCACCGGCACGCTGCTGGCCTACAACGACTGGGGCGGCGCCAACCACTACCGCGGCCTGGGCAACGACCCGAGGTCCGACAACGGGTCGCCGCTGGCCTCGACCCAGCGCCCCATCGCCCGCGGAATGATCCGCAAGCCGCTCAGCGCGCCGCGGGAGGCCAACCCCGGCGTCCTGCCCATGCACGGCGCCCCCCGCTATCCCTCCTACGAGTGGGCGCGCCTGTTCGGGTACAGCCGCCACCACGCCGACGCGTTCTGGGCGACGTACGAGCGGCACTTCGTGGTGTGGGCCGAGCGCAACGGGTACGAGATCGACTACCTGACCCAGCACGACCTGCACTTCGACCCCCACGCGCTGGACGGGTACTCCTGCGTCGTCGTCGTCGGGCACGACGAGTACTGGTCGTGGCGGATGCGCGACACCGTCGACGCGTTCGTCGACGCCGGCGGCAACCTGGCCAGGTTCGGCGGCAACTACCAGTGGCAGGTGCGGCTCAGCGACGACGGCACCACGCAGTACTGCTACCGCCTGCCGTCCCTCGACCCGGAGGCGGCCACGACGCCGCACCTGGCCACCACGGTGTGGGAGGCCAAGTCGGTCGGGCGTCCCGGCGCCACCACCATCGGCCTCAACGGCCTCGGCGGGATCTACAACCGCTACGGCGTCGCCACCCCCCGCTCGTCGGGCGGCTTCACGGTCTACCGGCCGCACCACTGGGCGTTCGAGGGGACCGACCTCTACTACGGCGACCTGCTCGGCGGGCCTCCCTACTTCCTGGCGGCCTTCGAGCTCGACTCGGTCGAGTACACCTTCCGCCGCGGCCTGCCGTACCCGACCTTCGAGGACGGCGCGCCGGAGACGCTGGAGATCCTGGCCCTCGCGCCGGCCGTACGGGGCGAGGAGGACCGCTTCGGCGGCCGGGTGCCGATCGGCGGGCCGGAGGAAGAGGTCTACAACTACAACGCCGACCTCGGCGACGACCTGCCCGACTACGTGCACGAGGGCGAGATGCGGGGGGCCGGGATGATCGCGGCGTTCACCCGCGGCGACGGCGAGGTCTTCAACGGCGGCACCACCGAGTGGTCCCACGTGCTCAGCCTCGGCGACCCGTTCGTCGAGCGCATCACCCACAACGTCCTGCGCCGCTTCGGCGCCGGCAGCCGCACCGGAGACAACGGGGGAGCCGCAGCATGA
- the speB gene encoding agmatinase, whose translation MTVPRGPVDSSRVPRFAGPATFARLPRLDEVGHADVAVVGVPFDSGVSYRPGARFGPSAVREASRLLRPYHPGLDVSPFAAVQVADAGDIAVNPFDIREAVETIEEAASGLTEDGTRLVTVGGDHTIALPLLRAAARRHGPVALLHFDAHLDTWDTYFGAEYTHGTPFRRAVEEGILDTEAVCHVGTRGPLYGKKDLEDDRRLGFGIVTSADVMRRGVDEITDALRQRIGGRPLYLSIDIDVLDPAHAPGTGTPEAGGLTSRELLEILRGLAGCDLVGADVVEVSPAYDHAEITSVAASHVAYDLISLLALKEEQ comes from the coding sequence ATGACCGTGCCACGGGGGCCCGTCGATTCCTCCCGGGTTCCGCGGTTCGCCGGCCCGGCCACCTTCGCGCGGCTGCCGCGCCTGGACGAGGTCGGGCACGCCGACGTCGCGGTGGTGGGCGTACCGTTCGACAGCGGGGTCTCCTACCGCCCCGGCGCCCGGTTCGGCCCTTCGGCCGTCCGCGAGGCCAGCCGGCTGCTCCGGCCGTACCACCCGGGCCTGGACGTCTCGCCGTTCGCGGCGGTTCAGGTGGCGGACGCGGGCGACATCGCGGTCAACCCGTTCGACATCCGCGAGGCCGTCGAGACCATCGAAGAGGCCGCCTCCGGGCTGACGGAGGACGGCACGCGCCTGGTCACGGTCGGCGGGGACCACACGATCGCGCTGCCGCTGCTGCGGGCGGCCGCCCGGCGGCACGGCCCGGTGGCGCTGCTGCACTTCGACGCGCACCTTGACACCTGGGACACCTACTTCGGGGCCGAGTACACCCACGGCACGCCGTTCCGCCGTGCGGTCGAGGAGGGCATCCTCGACACCGAGGCGGTCTGCCACGTCGGCACCCGCGGGCCGTTGTACGGCAAGAAGGACCTGGAGGACGACCGGCGCCTGGGCTTCGGTATCGTGACCAGCGCGGATGTGATGCGCCGGGGCGTGGACGAGATCACCGACGCGCTGCGTCAGCGGATCGGCGGCCGTCCGCTCTACCTCTCGATCGACATCGACGTGCTCGACCCTGCGCACGCGCCCGGCACCGGCACCCCCGAGGCCGGGGGCCTGACGAGCCGGGAACTGCTGGAGATCCTGCGCGGCCTGGCCGGGTGCGACCTCGTCGGCGCCGACGTCGTGGAGGTCTCCCCGGCGTACGACCACGCCGAGATCACCTCCGTCGCCGCCTCCCACGTGGCCTACGACCTGATCAGCCTGCTCGCACTCAAGGAGGAGCAGTGA